In Corynebacterium nuruki S6-4, the following proteins share a genomic window:
- a CDS encoding alpha-ketoacid dehydrogenase subunit beta, whose product MTTMSYIQAITSALDNVLAEDDRTLIFGEDVGKNGGVFRATEGLQDKYGEDRVFDTPLAESGILGLSVGLSATGWRPIPEIQFSPFTFESTDSIAGQLSRNRFRTAGDVTQPVTIRTPYGGGTHTAELHSDSIEHLFTGVPGLRVVTPSNAYDAKGLLVSAVENNDPVLFLEHLRLYRSEKGDVPEDIYRVPLDTAAVVREGTDITLVTYGAMVRESVAAAEKLAADGISAEVIDLRSLSPIDTDTIFASVDKTSRLVVIQEAQNIAGVAAHVVSEVAENRILSLEAPIGRVSAPDSVYPFAVDEHAWLPDATTIEAKAREILSY is encoded by the coding sequence ATGACCACGATGAGCTACATCCAGGCCATCACCAGCGCCCTGGACAACGTTCTCGCCGAGGACGACCGGACCCTCATCTTCGGTGAGGACGTGGGGAAGAACGGCGGCGTCTTCCGCGCCACCGAGGGACTGCAGGACAAGTACGGCGAGGACCGCGTCTTCGACACCCCGCTCGCCGAGTCCGGCATCCTCGGGCTGTCCGTCGGACTGTCCGCCACCGGGTGGCGTCCGATCCCGGAGATCCAGTTCTCCCCGTTCACCTTCGAGTCCACCGACTCGATCGCCGGCCAGCTCTCGCGCAACCGCTTCCGCACCGCCGGTGACGTGACCCAGCCGGTCACCATCCGCACCCCCTACGGTGGTGGCACGCACACCGCCGAACTCCACTCCGACAGCATCGAGCACCTCTTCACCGGCGTGCCCGGCCTGCGGGTCGTCACGCCCTCGAACGCCTACGACGCCAAGGGGCTGCTCGTCTCCGCGGTCGAGAACAACGACCCGGTCCTCTTCCTCGAGCACCTGCGGCTCTACCGGTCGGAGAAGGGTGACGTCCCCGAGGACATCTACCGCGTCCCGCTGGACACCGCCGCCGTCGTCCGCGAGGGCACCGACATCACCCTCGTCACCTACGGTGCGATGGTCCGCGAGTCCGTCGCCGCCGCCGAGAAGCTCGCCGCCGACGGCATCTCCGCCGAGGTCATCGACCTGCGCAGCCTGTCGCCGATCGACACCGACACGATCTTCGCCTCGGTCGACAAGACCTCCCGGCTGGTCGTCATCCAGGAGGCACAGAACATCGCCGGTGTCGCCGCCCACGTGGTCTCCGAGGTCGCCGAGAACCGCATCCTGTCGCTGGAGGCACCCATCGGCCGGGTCTCCGCACCGGACTCGGTCTACCCGTTCGCCGTCGACGAGCACGCCTGGCTGCCGGACGCCACGACGATCGAGGCCAAGGCCCGCGAGATCCTGAGCTACTAG
- a CDS encoding thiamine pyrophosphate-dependent dehydrogenase E1 component subunit alpha, with protein MSDTTAATPVVDFAAIKNGLGEEYAHPIQVLDENAKVVDQAVLDTYSDDELVHFMEIMLYERVLHEQTTVFSKQGRLGFYAPTLGQEASQMGSVTAFQPQDYLFPSYRDLPQMIEHGAITPTQGFLWSRGHVQGNRMAEGHRSWFPQIIIGAQHIAAAGAALGIKKNGEDAVAFSYSGDGSTSQGDTYEGMNFAGAFQAPLVMIIQNNGWAISVPRSYQTHTLTLAQKAMAAGLPSVQVDGMDILAVNAVSKAAREFTAAGNGPVLIETLTYRFGAHSSAGDDPSRYRTPEEEQPWFDKDPLNRLRELLTGRDLWSEDREVELKDSYKKEFRAAIKEAEKTPHQTVTEFLTNTFEEPTPNIVKQLAEQATAEEAK; from the coding sequence ATGTCTGACACCACAGCCGCCACCCCGGTCGTCGACTTCGCCGCCATCAAGAACGGTCTCGGCGAGGAGTACGCCCACCCGATCCAGGTTCTCGACGAGAACGCGAAGGTCGTCGACCAGGCGGTCCTCGACACCTACTCCGACGACGAGCTCGTCCACTTCATGGAGATCATGCTCTACGAGCGCGTCCTCCACGAGCAGACCACGGTCTTCTCCAAGCAGGGCCGGCTCGGCTTCTACGCCCCCACCCTCGGGCAGGAGGCCAGCCAGATGGGCAGCGTCACCGCGTTCCAGCCGCAGGACTACCTGTTCCCCAGCTACCGTGACCTGCCGCAGATGATCGAGCACGGCGCGATCACCCCGACCCAGGGATTCCTGTGGTCCCGCGGCCACGTCCAGGGCAACCGGATGGCCGAGGGCCACCGCAGCTGGTTCCCGCAGATCATCATCGGCGCCCAGCACATCGCCGCTGCCGGCGCCGCACTCGGCATCAAGAAGAACGGGGAGGACGCCGTCGCGTTCTCCTACTCCGGTGACGGATCCACCTCCCAGGGCGACACCTACGAAGGCATGAACTTCGCCGGTGCCTTCCAGGCGCCGCTGGTCATGATCATCCAGAACAACGGCTGGGCGATCTCCGTCCCCCGCTCCTACCAGACCCACACCCTGACCCTGGCGCAGAAGGCGATGGCCGCCGGCCTCCCGTCGGTCCAGGTCGACGGCATGGACATCCTCGCGGTCAACGCCGTGTCGAAGGCGGCCCGTGAGTTCACCGCCGCCGGCAACGGCCCGGTCCTCATCGAGACCCTGACCTACCGGTTCGGCGCCCACTCCTCGGCCGGTGACGACCCGAGCCGCTACCGCACCCCGGAGGAGGAGCAGCCCTGGTTCGACAAGGACCCGCTGAACCGGCTGCGCGAACTGCTCACCGGCCGGGACCTGTGGTCCGAAGACCGGGAGGTCGAGTTGAAGGACTCGTACAAGAAGGAATTCCGCGCCGCCATCAAGGAGGCGGAGAAGACCCCGCACCAGACGGTCACCGAGTTCCTCACCAACACCTTCGAGGAACCCACCCCGAACATCGTCAAGCAGCTCGCCGAGCAGGCTACCGCCGAGGAGGCCAAGTAA
- a CDS encoding MFS transporter → METRTRVLVGTVLAQIGLGTVYSWSMLNPALADKFYDDHTKTFGIAMTFSIMMICLSVSTLTINWLQAKFGVRRVLTGCGVLLAVGLLLSAFVPNVVVLYLTAGVMVGIADGIGYLLSLTNCLRWYPEKSGTISGICVGAYGLPAFVLPFVVTPVLGDADNGYSGLMICFILWAIIAGILIIGGGAFLKDAPVIPGSDTPGSGEYTIPQMLRRPQAYLLFWGITAFCFAGLFIIGNAGSAAGDAPEPKDYLIGTAVTLVSLVALANTAGRFLFGWLSDHMSRTLIVALSLTVLAVMSVVIGVTWRPEPWLYIVGFLLFGAAFGGCITIYPTIVGDYFGHNNQSKNYSVIYQGFACGAVITLIFNTLMSNDVLSFGTALLIGAVFLAIGAVILFLVKAPGPPPAEPAAAAAGTSESLNA, encoded by the coding sequence ATGGAAACCCGCACCAGAGTCCTGGTCGGTACGGTGCTCGCCCAGATCGGGCTGGGCACCGTCTATTCCTGGTCGATGTTGAACCCGGCACTCGCCGACAAGTTCTACGACGACCACACCAAGACCTTCGGCATCGCCATGACGTTCTCGATCATGATGATCTGCCTGTCGGTCTCCACCCTGACCATCAACTGGCTGCAGGCGAAGTTCGGCGTCCGCCGCGTCCTCACCGGATGCGGCGTTCTGCTGGCGGTCGGTCTGCTGCTCTCGGCGTTCGTCCCGAACGTCGTCGTGCTCTACCTGACCGCCGGCGTCATGGTCGGCATCGCCGACGGCATCGGCTACCTGCTCAGTCTCACCAACTGCCTGCGCTGGTACCCGGAGAAGTCGGGCACCATCTCCGGCATCTGCGTGGGCGCCTACGGCCTGCCGGCCTTCGTCCTGCCGTTCGTCGTCACCCCGGTGCTCGGCGACGCGGACAACGGCTACTCCGGACTGATGATCTGCTTCATTCTCTGGGCGATCATCGCCGGGATCCTCATCATCGGCGGCGGCGCCTTCCTCAAGGACGCCCCGGTCATCCCCGGCAGCGACACCCCGGGCTCCGGTGAGTACACGATCCCGCAGATGCTCCGCCGGCCGCAGGCCTACCTGCTGTTCTGGGGCATCACGGCGTTCTGCTTCGCCGGCCTGTTCATCATCGGCAACGCAGGCAGCGCGGCCGGCGACGCCCCGGAGCCGAAGGACTACCTCATCGGCACCGCCGTCACCCTGGTCTCCCTCGTCGCCCTGGCGAACACCGCCGGCCGGTTCCTCTTCGGCTGGCTGTCCGACCACATGTCCCGCACCCTCATCGTCGCCCTCTCGCTGACCGTGCTCGCGGTGATGTCCGTGGTGATCGGCGTGACGTGGCGTCCGGAACCGTGGCTGTACATCGTCGGCTTCCTGCTGTTCGGTGCGGCCTTCGGCGGCTGCATCACGATCTACCCGACCATCGTCGGCGACTACTTCGGCCACAACAACCAGTCGAAGAACTACTCGGTGATCTACCAGGGCTTTGCCTGTGGTGCGGTCATCACCCTGATCTTCAACACCCTGATGTCCAACGATGTCCTGAGCTTCGGCACCGCCCTGCTCATCGGTGCGGTCTTCCTGGCCATCGGGGCCGTCATCCTCTTCCTCGTCAAGGCGCCCGGCCCGCCGCCGGCCGAACCCGCCGCCGCAGCCGCCGGCACCTCTGAATCACTCAACGCGTAA
- the holA gene encoding DNA polymerase III subunit delta, with product MIHLIVGSEDFLAERIRHGIVEAVRTACGDPDLPAEMRKASEVDAPELAELLSPSLFAEDRIIVVTGLAEAGKDTATLVEQAVADPAPGITLILQHSGKGRQKGLVTSLPKKAPTGELQVHSAEELKGRERTAFVDREFRDAGTRVSPDVTAALLDAVGTDLRELSAAVSQLVADTGGQVTAAAVHRYYQGTAEVSGFDVADLAVTGRVDRAVGAARRALQLGVPHVLLASALSGVVGDIARVRGAGRINARAQAKDFGMPPWKLEKTVRTARGWTPAAVAAAVQVVADLDAGVKGHAADPEYAVEDAVYRVAVLARG from the coding sequence ATGATCCATCTCATCGTCGGCTCCGAGGACTTCCTGGCCGAGCGCATCCGTCACGGCATCGTCGAGGCGGTCCGCACCGCCTGCGGTGACCCCGACCTCCCCGCCGAAATGCGGAAGGCCTCCGAGGTCGATGCCCCCGAACTCGCTGAACTCCTCAGCCCGTCGCTGTTCGCCGAGGACCGGATCATCGTCGTCACCGGACTGGCCGAGGCCGGGAAGGATACCGCCACACTCGTCGAACAGGCCGTCGCCGACCCCGCCCCCGGCATCACCCTGATCCTCCAGCACAGCGGGAAGGGCCGGCAGAAGGGACTGGTCACGTCGCTGCCGAAGAAGGCACCGACCGGGGAACTGCAGGTGCACAGTGCCGAGGAACTCAAGGGCCGGGAACGCACCGCCTTCGTCGACCGGGAGTTCCGGGACGCCGGGACCCGCGTCAGCCCCGACGTCACCGCGGCACTGCTCGACGCGGTCGGTACGGATCTGCGGGAGCTGTCCGCCGCGGTCAGCCAGCTCGTGGCGGACACCGGCGGGCAGGTCACCGCCGCGGCGGTCCACCGCTACTACCAGGGCACCGCTGAGGTCTCCGGCTTCGATGTCGCGGATCTCGCGGTGACCGGAAGGGTCGACCGGGCGGTCGGGGCGGCGCGCCGGGCACTGCAGCTCGGGGTGCCGCACGTGCTGCTGGCGTCGGCGTTGTCGGGTGTCGTCGGGGACATCGCCCGGGTCCGGGGGGCGGGCCGGATCAACGCGCGGGCCCAGGCGAAGGACTTCGGGATGCCGCCGTGGAAACTGGAGAAGACGGTGCGGACGGCGCGGGGCTGGACGCCTGCCGCGGTTGCCGCGGCGGTCCAGGTCGTCGCCGATCTGGATGCCGGGGTCAAGGGGCATGCGGCGGACCCGGAGTACGCGGTGGAGGACGCCGTGTACCGGGTCGCCGTCCTGGCCCGGGGGTAG
- a CDS encoding ComEC/Rec2 family competence protein, with protein sequence MTASQSERRPAGGPWTVADRDPWSPDAVRRRRGAPDLRLVPAALVTWAAVTVTVLTRSPVPAVVAGAVAVVPLVLLRCLGPDRSRHGRSARWSDRLPVRSLLRTAVVAPVLAAAWALRAWQRTTVVDRHPWSAAHNTVADGDYTVTGAPRPVRDGGVVLDVDVPDLGQVPVFVGGGHSHGDGGDSGDSGVGAGQGRVTDLLDIRPGTVLHITGSVRTDDRPGLVPVTVSARGTPGPLRDPSGLQAVTGHLRAALREAASHLPGTTGDLVPGMVVGDTGRLSVGTRTDFLATGLSHLMAVSGANVATVTGAVLLAAVALRVGKRGQVVAAAVALVLFALLVGPEPSVLRATVMGAVGLVAVASARRTHGFAACSAAVLLLLLVDPGLAVEYAFILSVVATVGIVALAPWISRRLLQVWARSRDRRGRGAPVQWQLMLTRLVGVSLAADVVTAPVIVHMVGVVSPTALPANLLVGPAVAPLTVVGMAGALVAGVWVPAGTAVLWGTVVPAWWILTVAGRLGQVPVLHTAGGWWPALALVPVVASVVVLVAVPRARRGAATVLTASVVIAVGLVRGGVVSVGPYDDDADGQQLTRKWAEDLARVGPWQIGVRWRDGGPELLTPDTRDAVVVLPDDAAVLRAEHRDRGRGRGVPPPQLYVVTACGRSRGMPSRTPAGVPVAYPCRDGTVVLTGDGLHADGRPA encoded by the coding sequence GTGACGGCGTCACAGTCTGAGCGGCGTCCGGCCGGGGGACCCTGGACCGTCGCCGACCGGGACCCGTGGAGTCCGGACGCCGTCCGGCGCCGCCGCGGGGCCCCGGATCTCCGGCTGGTGCCGGCGGCGCTGGTGACCTGGGCGGCGGTCACGGTGACCGTGCTGACACGGTCCCCGGTCCCCGCGGTCGTCGCCGGGGCGGTGGCGGTGGTCCCGCTGGTGCTGCTGCGGTGCCTCGGCCCCGACCGGTCGCGTCACGGCCGGTCGGCCCGGTGGAGTGACCGGTTGCCGGTGCGCAGTCTGCTGCGCACGGCGGTCGTTGCACCGGTCCTCGCCGCCGCCTGGGCACTGCGGGCCTGGCAGCGGACGACGGTGGTGGACCGGCATCCGTGGTCGGCGGCGCACAACACTGTCGCCGACGGGGACTACACGGTCACCGGGGCGCCCCGGCCGGTCCGTGACGGCGGGGTGGTCCTCGACGTCGACGTCCCCGACCTGGGCCAGGTCCCGGTGTTCGTCGGCGGAGGTCACAGTCACGGTGACGGCGGTGATAGTGGTGACAGTGGCGTCGGTGCCGGGCAGGGACGTGTCACGGACCTGCTCGACATCCGGCCGGGGACCGTCCTGCACATCACCGGGTCGGTCCGGACCGACGACCGGCCCGGCCTGGTGCCGGTGACGGTCTCCGCGCGGGGGACACCCGGACCGCTGCGGGACCCGTCGGGGCTCCAGGCGGTGACGGGGCACCTGCGGGCGGCGTTGCGCGAGGCGGCGTCCCACCTGCCGGGGACGACCGGTGACCTGGTGCCGGGGATGGTGGTCGGGGACACCGGGCGGCTGTCGGTGGGGACCCGTACCGACTTCCTCGCCACCGGCCTGTCCCATCTCATGGCCGTCAGCGGGGCGAACGTCGCCACCGTGACCGGGGCTGTCCTGCTCGCCGCGGTGGCGCTGCGGGTGGGCAAACGTGGCCAGGTGGTCGCCGCCGCGGTCGCCCTGGTCCTGTTCGCACTGCTCGTGGGGCCCGAACCCAGCGTGCTGCGGGCCACGGTGATGGGGGCGGTCGGGCTGGTGGCGGTGGCGTCCGCCCGACGGACCCACGGGTTCGCGGCGTGTTCGGCGGCGGTGCTGCTCCTGCTGCTCGTCGATCCCGGCCTGGCGGTGGAGTACGCCTTCATCCTGTCGGTCGTGGCGACGGTCGGCATCGTCGCGCTGGCACCGTGGATCTCGCGACGGCTGCTGCAGGTGTGGGCACGGTCCCGGGACCGTCGGGGTCGCGGCGCCCCGGTGCAGTGGCAGCTCATGCTCACCCGGCTGGTGGGGGTGAGCCTGGCGGCGGATGTGGTGACCGCGCCCGTCATCGTCCACATGGTGGGGGTCGTCTCGCCGACGGCGCTGCCCGCCAACCTGCTGGTGGGGCCGGCGGTAGCCCCGTTGACCGTGGTGGGGATGGCGGGGGCACTCGTGGCGGGGGTGTGGGTGCCGGCGGGGACCGCGGTGCTGTGGGGGACGGTCGTGCCCGCCTGGTGGATCCTCACCGTCGCAGGACGCCTGGGGCAGGTGCCGGTCCTGCACACCGCCGGCGGCTGGTGGCCGGCACTCGCCCTGGTGCCGGTGGTGGCGTCGGTCGTGGTGCTCGTCGCCGTTCCCCGGGCGCGCCGGGGTGCGGCGACCGTGCTCACCGCCTCGGTGGTCATCGCCGTCGGCCTGGTCCGGGGCGGGGTGGTCAGCGTCGGCCCCTATGACGACGACGCGGACGGGCAGCAGCTGACACGGAAATGGGCCGAGGACCTGGCCCGGGTGGGGCCGTGGCAGATCGGGGTCCGGTGGCGCGACGGCGGGCCGGAACTGCTCACCCCGGACACCCGGGACGCAGTGGTCGTCCTGCCGGATGACGCGGCGGTGCTCCGCGCGGAGCACCGGGACCGGGGGCGGGGGCGGGGCGTCCCGCCACCGCAGCTGTACGTCGTGACCGCGTGCGGCCGCAGCCGGGGGATGCCGAGCAGGACCCCGGCCGGTGTGCCGGTCGCCTACCCGTGCCGCGACGGGACGGTCGTCCTGACCGGAGACGGTCTCCACGCCGACGGGCGGCCTGCCTAG
- a CDS encoding ComEA family DNA-binding protein: MAARVEALTQQVPGHELADVRFERRAVVAPKSARALVTVAAVVVAVVVGVMLVGKFSGGGDGAGEPAAVGLSPVGETTATAPTTVAAGQADPSPVVSVQGMVTRPGLVTVEAATRLGQLADLAGGALPGARLDGLNLAEKVVDGLQLVVDDAGSRVVYPGGAGAAATGGGEPGNAGAPPAGTGEAAGQGTAVNLNTADATALGGLPGVGPKTAEAIIAWRDAHGPFSSVEQLMEVKGIGPAKFEALRDGVTV; this comes from the coding sequence GTGGCGGCCAGGGTCGAGGCCCTGACGCAGCAGGTTCCCGGGCACGAGCTGGCCGATGTCCGTTTCGAGCGTCGGGCCGTGGTGGCCCCGAAGTCCGCCCGTGCCCTGGTGACGGTGGCCGCGGTCGTCGTCGCCGTCGTGGTGGGGGTGATGCTGGTGGGGAAATTCTCCGGCGGGGGAGACGGGGCAGGGGAGCCGGCGGCGGTGGGACTGTCGCCGGTGGGGGAGACCACGGCGACAGCGCCGACCACCGTCGCCGCGGGGCAGGCCGATCCGTCGCCGGTCGTCTCGGTGCAGGGGATGGTGACCCGACCCGGGCTGGTCACCGTCGAGGCGGCGACCAGGCTGGGTCAGCTCGCCGACCTGGCGGGTGGGGCACTGCCGGGGGCCCGGCTTGACGGACTGAACCTCGCCGAGAAGGTCGTGGACGGCCTCCAGCTGGTTGTCGACGACGCCGGGTCCCGGGTCGTGTACCCGGGCGGTGCAGGTGCTGCAGCTACCGGTGGCGGAGAACCGGGGAACGCGGGGGCGCCACCGGCCGGCACCGGGGAGGCCGCCGGGCAGGGTACGGCGGTGAACCTGAACACGGCCGACGCCACAGCACTCGGCGGTCTGCCGGGGGTGGGGCCGAAGACGGCCGAGGCGATCATCGCCTGGCGGGACGCCCACGGTCCGTTCAGCTCGGTGGAACAGCTCATGGAGGTCAAGGGCATCGGGCCGGCGAAATTCGAGGCACTCCGTGACGGCGTCACAGTCTGA
- a CDS encoding DegV family protein, with protein sequence MTVHVVTDSGSCLPAALAEEYGITVLDLHTSGGIGEPAASPVDRGSDPATDGDDADSEVADGDGGTDASGADGDAAAPADAASAPEDAERPTTSALGPLELTAAYARLLERGGDEGVVAIHLSKELSSTWSSAVQAAGIFDGKVTVVDTRSAGMVLGQAAIAAATVAADGGTLAECTAAAQEVVDGAHVWLIVTHLDLLSRGGRLSTGQRLLSTALAIKPIMHLSDGKLEVAAKTRTRSKALERLVVLAEDAYREAAEPAPAEHQDDPPEDARRRRRRRQEDRTPLRDLPPVPMHLAVHQFGDEEAAGHLREQLREALPECVVISMVDITPAIAVHTGPGAIGVTLVRG encoded by the coding sequence ATGACGGTCCATGTCGTGACGGACTCCGGGTCGTGCCTGCCGGCCGCCCTCGCCGAGGAATACGGGATCACCGTGCTCGACCTGCACACCAGTGGCGGGATCGGGGAACCGGCGGCATCCCCGGTCGACCGGGGCTCCGACCCGGCGACCGACGGGGATGACGCTGACAGTGAGGTGGCCGACGGTGATGGCGGTACCGACGCCTCCGGGGCGGACGGGGATGCGGCGGCACCGGCCGACGCGGCGTCCGCACCCGAGGACGCCGAGCGGCCGACGACGTCGGCGCTGGGTCCGCTGGAGCTGACCGCGGCCTATGCCCGCCTGCTCGAACGCGGCGGCGACGAGGGTGTGGTCGCCATCCACCTGTCGAAGGAACTGTCCTCCACCTGGTCGTCGGCGGTGCAGGCCGCCGGGATCTTCGACGGCAAGGTGACCGTGGTGGACACCCGCTCGGCGGGGATGGTGCTCGGTCAGGCGGCGATCGCCGCGGCCACCGTCGCCGCGGACGGCGGGACACTCGCCGAGTGCACCGCGGCGGCGCAGGAGGTCGTCGACGGCGCCCATGTCTGGCTGATCGTCACCCACCTCGACCTGCTGTCGCGCGGGGGCCGGCTGTCGACGGGGCAACGGCTCCTGTCGACGGCGCTGGCGATCAAGCCGATCATGCACCTGTCGGACGGCAAGCTCGAGGTCGCGGCCAAGACACGTACCCGGTCGAAGGCCCTGGAGCGGCTCGTTGTCCTCGCCGAGGACGCCTACCGGGAGGCCGCCGAACCGGCCCCGGCGGAGCATCAGGACGATCCGCCGGAGGACGCCCGTCGCCGCCGTCGCCGCCGGCAGGAGGACCGGACGCCGCTGCGGGACCTCCCGCCGGTACCGATGCACCTGGCGGTCCACCAGTTCGGCGACGAGGAGGCCGCCGGCCACCTGCGTGAGCAGCTGCGGGAGGCGCTGCCGGAGTGCGTCGTGATCTCGATGGTCGACATCACCCCGGCGATCGCGGTGCACACCGGCCCGGGGGCGATCGGGGTCACGCTCGTCCGGGGCTGA
- a CDS encoding histidine phosphatase family protein: MATGIPERRLVLLRHGQTEYNLLGRMQGQLDTPLSPAGRAQAAAVAAELGDWPIGTVISSDLGRATETAGAVAGALGVPVHTDVRLRETDLGDWSGRAHEEVDSTFPGQRSHWRLNPRFAPPGGESRVAVSDRAAQVVAELMVSDVWERGTVLIVAHGGTISALTSRLLNIPVEHYPMFGGLGNTRWSQLVARPNATAAEPTGGPQWWREPRWFLEGWNVGIAAPSSVSVVNADEGTDIDGTDGDVVA, from the coding sequence GTGGCCACCGGAATCCCGGAGCGTCGTCTGGTGCTGCTCCGCCACGGCCAGACCGAGTACAACCTGCTCGGCCGGATGCAGGGCCAGCTCGATACACCGCTGAGCCCCGCCGGACGGGCCCAGGCCGCCGCGGTCGCCGCCGAACTCGGCGACTGGCCGATCGGCACCGTCATCAGCTCCGACCTCGGTCGGGCGACCGAGACCGCCGGCGCCGTCGCCGGGGCGCTGGGGGTTCCGGTGCACACCGACGTCAGGCTCCGCGAGACTGATCTGGGCGACTGGTCGGGTCGGGCACACGAGGAGGTCGACAGCACCTTCCCGGGGCAGCGGTCCCACTGGCGGCTCAACCCCCGGTTCGCCCCGCCCGGCGGGGAGAGCCGGGTGGCGGTCTCCGACCGTGCCGCACAGGTCGTCGCGGAACTGATGGTCTCGGACGTCTGGGAGCGGGGCACCGTCCTGATCGTCGCGCACGGCGGGACGATCTCCGCACTGACCTCGCGACTGCTCAACATCCCGGTGGAGCACTACCCGATGTTCGGCGGTCTGGGGAACACCCGCTGGTCGCAGCTCGTCGCCCGGCCGAACGCGACCGCGGCGGAGCCCACCGGTGGGCCGCAGTGGTGGCGGGAGCCGCGCTGGTTCCTCGAAGGCTGGAACGTCGGGATCGCCGCCCCGTCGTCAGTGTCGGTCGTCAACGCCGACGAGGGGACCGACATCGACGGTACGGACGGGGATGTGGTCGCCTGA
- the rsfS gene encoding ribosome silencing factor, whose protein sequence is MTASPEAINHAGIAARAAAEKFGEDVSVLDVTGRLPLADCFVLVTGDNERMVNAIVDEIEEKLGEAGVKPLMREGQRDGRWVLLDYGTIMVHVQRREERNYYDLDRLYRDCPTIEIEGVEQPDRGAWASAAGPVTDLDSGDVVDVLRAESVDDLPLAGPAPDADEI, encoded by the coding sequence GTGACCGCCAGTCCCGAAGCCATCAACCACGCAGGCATCGCCGCCCGCGCCGCCGCCGAGAAGTTCGGTGAGGATGTCAGCGTCCTCGACGTCACCGGCCGGCTGCCGCTGGCCGACTGTTTCGTGCTGGTCACCGGCGACAACGAGCGCATGGTGAACGCCATCGTCGACGAGATCGAGGAGAAGCTCGGGGAGGCGGGCGTCAAGCCGCTGATGCGGGAAGGTCAGCGCGACGGCCGCTGGGTGCTCCTCGACTACGGCACCATCATGGTGCACGTCCAGCGCCGCGAGGAGCGGAACTACTACGACCTGGACCGGCTCTACCGCGACTGCCCGACCATCGAGATCGAGGGCGTGGAGCAGCCCGACCGCGGTGCCTGGGCGTCCGCCGCCGGCCCCGTCACCGATCTCGACAGCGGGGATGTGGTCGACGTGCTGCGCGCTGAAAGCGTCGACGACCTGCCGCTCGCCGGCCCGGCACCGGACGCCGACGAGATCTAG
- the nadD gene encoding nicotinate-nucleotide adenylyltransferase produces MGGTFDPIHNGHLVAGSEVADLFDLDMVIFVPTGQPWQKKDTGVTEAEDRYLMTVIATASNPRFTVSRVDIDRPGNTYTVDTLTDIQQRYPAAELFFITGADALDRIVTWRDWEDVFQLAHFVGVTRPGYDLADAGETLRNQVDEDRLSLVNIPAMAISSTDIRERGATGRPVWYLVPDGVVQYINKTGIYLRAADSDGADGADGVDGGGGSGTGTGRDEAGNPGTDRDGAGVHRGNPDAEPDVDWSDDRFPRGWF; encoded by the coding sequence ATGGGCGGTACCTTCGACCCGATCCACAACGGCCACCTCGTGGCCGGCAGTGAGGTCGCGGACCTGTTCGACCTCGACATGGTGATCTTCGTGCCGACCGGTCAGCCGTGGCAGAAGAAGGACACCGGGGTGACCGAGGCGGAGGACCGGTACCTCATGACCGTCATCGCGACCGCCTCGAACCCCCGCTTCACCGTGTCCCGGGTCGACATCGACCGGCCCGGCAACACGTACACGGTCGACACCCTCACCGACATCCAGCAGCGGTACCCGGCCGCGGAACTGTTCTTCATCACCGGAGCGGACGCCCTCGACCGCATCGTCACCTGGCGCGACTGGGAGGACGTGTTCCAGCTGGCGCACTTCGTGGGCGTCACCCGACCCGGCTACGACCTGGCGGACGCGGGGGAGACGTTGCGCAACCAGGTCGACGAGGACCGGCTCAGCCTGGTCAACATCCCCGCCATGGCGATCTCCTCGACCGACATCCGGGAGCGCGGTGCGACGGGTCGGCCGGTCTGGTACCTGGTGCCGGACGGAGTGGTGCAGTACATCAACAAGACCGGGATCTACCTGCGGGCGGCTGACAGTGACGGCGCCGACGGCGCCGACGGGGTCGACGGGGGTGGCGGCAGCGGCACCGGCACAGGCCGGGACGAGGCCGGGAACCCGGGCACGGACCGCGACGGGGCCGGCGTGCACCGCGGAAATCCGGACGCCGAGCCCGACGTCGACTGGAGCGACGACCGGTTCCCGCGCGGCTGGTTCTGA